The following are encoded in a window of Bacillus sp. SORGH_AS_0510 genomic DNA:
- the yqfC gene encoding sporulation protein YqfC — translation MAKKLGQRVRNWMANKMDLPQDVMMDLPRITMIGQIHIYIENHRGLLAFTDKELRLMLKQGQLLIKGKSFVIKTILPEEILLQGKIDQVIYISDNPGGTK, via the coding sequence ATGGCAAAAAAATTGGGCCAACGTGTTCGAAACTGGATGGCTAATAAAATGGATCTTCCTCAAGATGTCATGATGGATTTGCCGAGAATTACAATGATCGGCCAAATTCATATTTATATTGAAAACCATCGTGGCTTACTGGCATTTACTGATAAAGAACTCCGTTTGATGTTAAAACAGGGGCAATTATTAATAAAAGGAAAATCTTTCGTGATAAAAACGATTTTACCTGAGGAAATTTTACTTCAAGGAAAAATTGATCAGGTAATTTATATATCTGATAACCCGGGAGGTACAAAATGA
- a CDS encoding Na/Pi symporter — MLYILLFVLCILIFIFGMTIIRFGLFNLSANKLKTWLIKLTSTPLKGMLTGTFITALLQSSSAVMVITIGLISARIMTFPQSIGIILGTNIGTTFKTELITFNIDTALVPLAVGGAILILFKHKKARSIGMLLFGIASVFTSMKGFEILAQPLTSMKFINNFILSINDQMILSLLTGTIMTAIIQSSTAMTGIAMGFLSAGLLQLDAGIAIVLGANIGTCITAVIASIGGGKESKLAAFAHVWLNVFGVLLFIPLIPFLNEHANLLANRIEVQLAHISVIFNIATSLLVLPFAERFGRMILYLHDRHPQI; from the coding sequence ATGCTATACATATTATTATTTGTTCTTTGTATATTAATATTTATATTTGGTATGACAATTATCCGATTTGGTTTATTTAATTTATCAGCAAATAAATTGAAAACATGGTTAATCAAACTAACCAGTACACCTTTAAAAGGAATGTTGACGGGTACGTTCATAACAGCCCTTTTACAAAGCAGTTCTGCTGTTATGGTGATTACCATCGGATTAATATCTGCTAGAATTATGACCTTTCCGCAATCGATCGGCATTATTCTTGGCACCAATATCGGTACTACCTTCAAGACAGAACTTATTACGTTCAATATTGATACCGCTCTTGTACCACTAGCTGTTGGTGGAGCAATCCTAATTTTATTTAAACACAAAAAAGCCCGGAGTATTGGGATGCTATTATTCGGAATAGCCTCTGTCTTCACATCTATGAAGGGATTTGAAATACTTGCTCAACCTCTAACCTCGATGAAGTTTATTAATAATTTTATCCTGTCCATTAATGATCAAATGATCTTAAGCCTACTAACAGGAACCATAATGACGGCAATTATCCAATCTAGCACAGCAATGACAGGAATAGCCATGGGATTTTTATCAGCCGGTCTATTACAATTAGATGCTGGAATTGCAATAGTTCTAGGCGCTAATATTGGAACGTGTATTACTGCAGTAATTGCCTCCATTGGCGGAGGAAAAGAATCAAAATTAGCGGCTTTTGCCCATGTATGGTTAAATGTCTTTGGAGTTTTACTGTTTATTCCACTTATCCCGTTTCTAAACGAACATGCAAACCTGTTAGCAAATCGGATCGAGGTTCAGTTGGCACATATAAGTGTAATTTTTAATATCGCTACTTCCTTGCTCGTCCTTCCTTTTGCTGAGAGATTTGGAAGGATGATATTATATTTACATGACCGACATCCCCAAATATAG
- a CDS encoding nodulation protein NfeD, translating into MIAFLTDPIVVTVLLTIAGVGIVLELFSHKFGIAGFIGVFALLLFFYGHFQAGLAGYGTLTLFVVGILLIFLEFFLPGAVSGTLGVAALILSLFLAGEDTLQIGVSIFIAIVVSIVVFFLMIKVFDKKLILFNKMVLFDTARKEDGYVSNVNRTDLLGMEGKALTILRPAGTVIINNERIDVVSEGDFIERNARVTVIKVEGPRIVVREVK; encoded by the coding sequence ATGATTGCATTTCTTACTGACCCGATTGTTGTAACAGTTCTCTTAACAATTGCCGGAGTCGGAATTGTATTAGAGTTGTTTTCACACAAATTTGGTATCGCTGGTTTTATTGGAGTGTTTGCATTACTTCTATTCTTTTATGGGCACTTCCAAGCAGGCCTTGCCGGATACGGCACTTTAACTTTATTTGTAGTAGGCATTCTTCTCATTTTCTTAGAATTCTTTTTACCTGGAGCTGTTTCCGGTACACTTGGTGTCGCTGCGCTAATATTAAGCTTGTTCTTAGCTGGAGAAGATACATTGCAAATAGGAGTATCTATTTTTATTGCAATAGTAGTATCTATAGTGGTTTTCTTTTTAATGATAAAGGTGTTTGACAAAAAGCTTATTCTTTTTAATAAAATGGTGTTGTTTGATACCGCAAGAAAAGAAGATGGTTATGTTTCAAATGTGAACCGTACTGATTTGTTGGGAATGGAAGGTAAAGCATTAACCATTCTACGACCAGCAGGAACAGTCATCATAAATAATGAAAGAATCGATGTTGTTAGTGAAGGCGATTTCATTGAAAGAAATGCGAGAGTAACTGTCATCAAAGTGGAAGGTCCTCGTATTGTTGTAAGAGAAGTAAAATAA
- a CDS encoding GatB/YqeY domain-containing protein, whose product MSLLERLNNDMKQAMKNKEKDKLSVIRMVKASLQNEAIKLGTELSEDAELTVLSREVKQRKDSLHEFDKAGREDLVEKLRTELAVVELYLPKQLSEEELSEIVKETISEVGATSKAEMGKVMSAIMPKVKGKADGSLVNKLVQQHLS is encoded by the coding sequence ATGAGTCTTCTCGAGCGTTTAAATAATGATATGAAACAAGCGATGAAAAACAAGGAAAAAGACAAACTCTCAGTTATTCGGATGGTTAAAGCTTCATTGCAAAATGAAGCGATTAAGCTCGGAACAGAGCTTTCCGAAGATGCAGAGTTAACAGTCCTTTCTCGCGAAGTAAAACAACGCAAAGACTCCCTCCATGAATTTGATAAGGCTGGTCGCGAAGATCTAGTTGAAAAATTGCGTACAGAGTTGGCGGTTGTCGAACTGTATTTACCGAAACAGCTTTCTGAAGAGGAGCTGTCTGAAATTGTGAAAGAAACCATTTCAGAAGTCGGTGCAACATCAAAAGCGGAAATGGGAAAAGTGATGTCTGCCATTATGCCTAAAGTAAAAGGTAAAGCAGATGGATCACTTGTAAATAAACTTGTACAACAACACCTTTCATAG
- the rpsU gene encoding 30S ribosomal protein S21: MSKTVVRKNESLEDALRRFKRTVSKTGTLQEARKREFYEKPSVKRKKKSEAARKRKF, encoded by the coding sequence ATGTCTAAAACCGTCGTTCGTAAAAACGAATCGCTTGAAGATGCTCTTCGTCGCTTCAAACGTACTGTATCAAAAACTGGTACATTGCAAGAGGCAAGAAAGCGCGAATTTTATGAAAAGCCAAGTGTTAAACGTAAGAAAAAGTCTGAAGCAGCTAGAAAACGTAAGTTTTAA
- a CDS encoding PhoH family protein — MTEKLTTINVQLENPAEAITLLGNSDQNLKIIEQELGVSIITRGESVSMSGDEEKVTMAGEIIDRLIYVIRKGINISQRDVLYAIQMAQKGTLDYFVNLYEEEIGKNVKGKSIRIKTLGQRQYVQAIKKNDLVFGIGPAGTGKTYLAVVMAVNALRNGNVNKIILTRPAVEAGESLGFLPGDLKEKVDPYLRPLYDALNDILGVEHTQRLIERGTIEIAPLAYMRGRTLDDAFVILDEAQNTTHAQMKMFLTRLGFGSKMVITGDQTQIDLPKGAKSGLVVAEEILQNVNGISFVFLEQSDVVRHPLVGKIIVAYEKIANQK, encoded by the coding sequence ATGACAGAAAAACTAACTACTATTAATGTCCAGCTTGAAAATCCTGCAGAGGCAATTACGCTGCTCGGAAATTCAGATCAAAACTTAAAAATTATCGAACAAGAGCTTGGTGTATCCATTATTACCAGAGGTGAATCTGTTAGTATGTCAGGTGATGAAGAAAAAGTCACAATGGCTGGTGAAATTATTGACAGATTAATCTATGTGATTCGTAAGGGGATTAATATAAGTCAAAGAGATGTTTTATATGCCATCCAAATGGCGCAAAAGGGAACCCTAGATTACTTTGTGAATCTGTATGAAGAAGAAATTGGGAAAAACGTTAAAGGCAAATCTATAAGAATTAAAACACTCGGTCAAAGACAATATGTACAGGCAATCAAGAAAAATGATCTTGTATTCGGAATTGGACCAGCTGGAACTGGTAAGACTTATTTAGCCGTTGTTATGGCAGTTAATGCTCTTCGCAATGGAAACGTCAACAAAATCATCCTAACCCGGCCTGCAGTTGAGGCAGGTGAAAGTCTTGGTTTCTTGCCAGGTGATTTAAAGGAGAAGGTCGATCCGTATTTAAGACCTTTGTATGATGCGCTTAATGATATTTTAGGTGTAGAACATACGCAAAGGTTAATTGAACGGGGAACGATCGAAATAGCTCCGTTGGCATATATGAGGGGGCGTACCCTGGACGATGCTTTTGTAATTTTAGATGAAGCTCAAAATACAACCCATGCGCAAATGAAGATGTTCTTGACTAGGCTTGGTTTTGGTTCCAAAATGGTGATTACTGGTGACCAAACCCAAATAGACCTTCCAAAGGGTGCTAAATCAGGTTTAGTTGTAGCGGAGGAAATTCTGCAGAATGTAAATGGAATTTCTTTCGTGTTTCTAGAACAAAGTGATGTGGTGCGACATCCATTAGTCGGAAAGATTATTGTAGCGTATGAAAAAATAGCTAATCAAAAGTAG
- the floA gene encoding flotillin-like protein FloA (flotillin-like protein involved in membrane lipid rafts), with protein sequence MVGSGTVFIIAVVIIALIFLGILLSFVPVMLWISALAAGVRISIFTLVGMRLRRVTPSRVVNPLIKAHKAGLNVTTNQLESHYLAGGNVDRVVNALIAAHRANIELSFERCAAIDLAGRDVLEAVQMSVNPKVIETPFIAGVAMNGIEVKAKARITVRANIERLVGGAGEETVVARVGEGVVSTIGSSDSHSKVLENPDLISQTVLSKGLDAGTAFEILSIDIADVDIGKNIGAELQTEQAEADKKIAQAKAEERRAMAVAQEQEMKAKVQEMRAKVVEAEAEVPLAMAEALKSGNIGVMDYMNIKNISADTEMRGSIGKITGDKKDGQ encoded by the coding sequence ATGGTTGGAAGTGGAACGGTTTTCATTATTGCAGTAGTAATCATTGCATTAATCTTTTTAGGGATTTTATTATCCTTTGTGCCAGTCATGTTATGGATTTCAGCACTGGCTGCCGGCGTAAGAATCAGTATTTTTACATTAGTTGGGATGCGGCTTAGAAGGGTTACACCAAGTAGGGTCGTAAACCCACTGATTAAAGCACATAAAGCAGGTCTCAATGTGACCACTAATCAACTGGAAAGTCATTATCTTGCTGGAGGGAACGTCGATCGAGTGGTAAATGCTCTAATAGCAGCACATCGTGCCAACATTGAGTTATCTTTCGAGCGCTGTGCAGCAATTGATCTTGCCGGTAGAGACGTACTTGAGGCGGTGCAAATGAGTGTTAACCCTAAGGTCATTGAAACACCATTTATTGCAGGTGTAGCGATGAATGGGATCGAAGTAAAAGCAAAGGCTCGAATTACCGTTCGCGCAAATATTGAACGCCTAGTCGGGGGGGCTGGTGAAGAAACTGTCGTTGCTCGTGTAGGTGAAGGGGTTGTTTCAACAATCGGTTCATCAGATAGCCACAGTAAAGTGCTCGAAAATCCTGATCTAATCTCACAGACGGTTCTTTCTAAGGGACTAGATGCGGGTACTGCATTTGAAATCCTATCGATTGATATTGCTGACGTTGATATCGGTAAAAATATCGGTGCTGAACTGCAAACTGAACAGGCGGAAGCTGATAAGAAGATTGCCCAGGCTAAGGCAGAAGAGCGCAGGGCTATGGCGGTTGCTCAAGAACAAGAAATGAAAGCTAAAGTACAAGAAATGAGAGCAAAGGTAGTGGAAGCAGAAGCAGAAGTTCCACTTGCTATGGCCGAAGCGCTTAAGTCTGGAAATATTGGCGTCATGGATTATATGAACATTAAGAACATATCGGCTGATACAGAAATGCGAGGCTCCATCGGTAAAATAACCGGTGATAAAAAGGATGGTCAGTAA
- the yqfD gene encoding sporulation protein YqfD has protein sequence MKNQWIEFFYGRVTVRVSGRGLERFINILTRNGLHIWNVKRHGTDTITFKMRLQDALRIRKFARKSECTISFLQRNGAPFLMRRLLKNSGFMIGAVTFLLLIFFLSNVIWGIEIKGAKPATEYQIRKELDKMGVKIGKVQFFVDNVEGIQRKLTNNIGALTWVGVELKGTTYHLQVVEKNEPKKPEVLSPQNLIAKKKAIIVKMFIEEGQKVVDINDHVEPGQLLVSGAFGQEDSPELVAAKGEVWGETWYKSHVELPLVSNFHVYSGKEKQKHSLLFWNLKIPIWGFGKPEFNKYETEENVHKIHFLKWELPISYIHTTMREREEITRTYTNKQAEDIAMELAKKEIKSHLDEDAIIKEEKILHRDNENGKVILDIHFKIIENIAVGQPISKETPE, from the coding sequence ATGAAGAACCAGTGGATTGAATTTTTTTATGGCAGGGTTACCGTTAGAGTTTCAGGAAGGGGGCTCGAGCGGTTCATAAATATTCTTACCAGAAATGGCCTACATATATGGAATGTCAAACGTCATGGGACAGATACGATTACCTTTAAAATGAGACTTCAAGATGCACTTCGAATAAGAAAATTTGCAAGAAAAAGTGAGTGTACCATCTCCTTTTTACAAAGAAATGGTGCTCCATTTCTAATGAGAAGGTTGTTAAAGAATAGCGGATTTATGATTGGGGCCGTTACGTTTTTACTCCTTATTTTCTTCCTGTCTAACGTCATATGGGGAATTGAAATTAAAGGGGCCAAACCTGCTACAGAGTATCAGATTCGAAAAGAATTGGACAAGATGGGTGTAAAGATTGGGAAGGTTCAGTTCTTTGTAGATAATGTGGAAGGTATTCAAAGGAAATTAACTAATAATATTGGTGCATTAACATGGGTCGGCGTGGAACTAAAAGGGACAACCTACCATCTCCAGGTGGTAGAAAAGAATGAGCCAAAAAAGCCCGAGGTTCTATCTCCTCAAAATTTAATTGCAAAGAAGAAGGCCATAATCGTTAAGATGTTTATTGAAGAGGGTCAAAAGGTTGTTGATATAAATGATCATGTCGAACCAGGACAACTACTAGTTTCAGGTGCATTTGGACAAGAGGATAGTCCTGAATTGGTAGCGGCTAAAGGGGAAGTTTGGGGTGAAACTTGGTATAAGAGCCATGTTGAACTCCCGCTTGTCAGTAACTTTCATGTATATAGTGGCAAGGAAAAGCAAAAGCATTCTCTGCTGTTCTGGAATTTAAAAATTCCAATTTGGGGATTTGGTAAACCGGAATTCAATAAATACGAAACAGAGGAGAATGTCCATAAAATACACTTTCTAAAATGGGAATTGCCAATTTCCTATATTCACACAACTATGCGAGAGCGCGAGGAGATTACTCGAACTTATACGAATAAACAGGCTGAGGATATTGCGATGGAATTGGCAAAAAAAGAAATAAAAAGCCATTTAGATGAGGATGCTATTATTAAAGAGGAAAAAATTTTACACAGGGACAATGAAAATGGTAAAGTTATACTAGACATCCATTTTAAGATAATAGAAAACATTGCAGTAGGACAACCAATTTCCAAGGAGACTCCTGAATGA